A region of the Litchfieldia alkalitelluris genome:
GCAACGCAAAAAACTTCGTCAAGTCTCTTCCACTATACATATCCCGAGCAATCGCTCTTGAAATGACGAGCCCACCTGCCGCTGCGAACCCTTGGATGAAACGAGACAAAATCAAAGTATAAATATTAGGTGCTATTGCACAAATTAAGGAAGATAAGAAATATAAACTCAGAAAAATAAGTAATGGCTTACGGCGACCTTGAACATCACTTAATGGCCCAATAATTAATTGTCCCACGGCTAAACCTAACAAACAAGATGTTAAACTCATTTGCACTAAAGACGCATTAGTATTAAATTCATTAACAATCGTTGGAAATGAAGGCAAATACGTATCTATCGTAAAAGGTCCTAAAATTGCAAGTGATCCCAACAGAAGAGCTAATTGGAAACGTTTCGTTTTTGATAATGTATTCATGGCATTCCTCTTTCTAACTAAAATTTATAATATCATAAACAATGCACTTTAACATTGTATAACATTAAAGAGGTTTTTTCATTAATTCTGCAATACTTTAATTTGAGCCCAAGGTTTTCCCATTGAACTCAGAAAAAAGCAATATCTATTTATTGCGCATTATTTAGTCTACTACGTATTAAAGCAATAAATGACTACTAATAGGTTGTTAGTCAACGACTTCACAAAAACGAACACTTTTCCTTCTTGAAAAAGTGCACCGTATGTTCATCAGCAAGTTGATTTTTTATAAATTCGGGATGCAATAATTCATGAACATCTTGATCATTGTAAGCCGCTTGAAAGTTTGTTAATGTACTTATCGGTGAAAGGTTGGGTGGCTTTTCTACAAAGAAGTGAGTCGTCACAATCACTATAATAATGATGAACGAACCAATTATTAACTCCCTCAACTTCACCATCTCCTTTATACATTCTTTTATATATGAGAAAAAAATTAAGCTGCCTCAAAAATAAATCTTTAAAACTACCGAGCACCTATGGTTGAATAAGTTCCACTACAATTTAATCTATAAACCGATTTCTGATCTCAGCCGATGGAAGCATACATTGGTCTTTCTTACCGAACCATTTGTATCTATTTTTTGCGATAAAGTCATAAAAAGGATTCCTAAGAAAAGATGGTATTACTAATAATAACTGTATTATTTTCCAGCCACCCTCTAAATGTCCACATATCTTTAATGCTGCAGTTGATTTTATAAATGCATGTTCTCCTTGAATAAAGACCATACTGTCAGTTTGGTTATCTATATTATGTTTTTTTAAGAGTTCCTGCCCAACGCTACTTTGGAGTGAAGCAAATGAAAAGTATCCCTTAGGATCTCTTTTAATAACAAATTGAACGCTACTATTACAAAAATTACATTGGCCATCGAATAGGATGACATTCAAATTAGATCACTCCTTTGATTGTATATATTCATATATCTGCTCATCACTCGCTAGGTTCACTATAATCAATCCTTACATTAGGCCTGTTTCGTAGTACATAGTGAAAACAATTAATTAATGAGTTTACCCTGAAAATACCTAATGATGTAGAGTTCCATGAGCTGCGATCCACTTGCTTTCCGCGGGGTGGTCCGTGAGCCTCCTCGTCGCCAGCGGCGGGCTCCTGCGGGGTCTCACGAGACCACTGAATCCCGCAGGAGTCAGGTGGCTCTCCGCTCATTCCACACTTAGTAAGTACACTATTTTCATTCTCCATGGTGCGAATATTATTCGCATGGAGGTTTACACTGATTGATAGTAAATGTTACATTTTAACAGTGCTGATTTGATTTGAATGTTTGTATTTCATTCGCAAGTTTTTCTATTTTTTGCATTAGTTGAACCTTAAATTCAGGGTTGACCTCAATATCATATAATCCTTGCTCTTCATCTCGTAATAAAAATAACTTCATTCCATTTATTTGTTTACCTGTTTTCTGTTCATAAGCTAATTTATAAAGATAAAGCTGTGGTTTATAGTAACTAATAAGATCTTCTAAATTATCGTTGATTCGATTGGTTTTTAGGTCTATTACATACAAGTCACCATCGATGTCTACGACTTTATCTATTTCTCCAATAATAATGATATGTTCCATTTCTAATTCAAATCCCCATTCATTCTCTATGCTTGTTCCCAAATTTTTTGAGATGTAGGAATCAATAAGAGGATCCAATTGTGTTAAATAGTTTTCCTTGTCACGATCAACAAGTAAAAGAGCATTGTCATATGCTTCATTTCTTTGTAAGCCTTGGTCTAATAGTTCGCAAACCTTATGAACGAGAGTACCTAGTAATAATGGATCAATACCGTTTGCTCTCTTTGCCCACCATTTTGTCTCCTCTTGAGGAAGTTCTTCTTCCATTGGCTCGATTTTGAGGATATACCTATAATAATGCTCAGTCGGGTCTTGTAAATATGTTAAAATTTCTGATACCGAAAGATATATTGGAATCCGTCTTTCTACCTTTTTTGTAGGTCCTGAGTAAATTTCAAATTCTTGACCAACTGGATCTTGTTCCTCTATTTCATCTTTGATGGTAATCATCTCTAAAAGTTGTTGATTATTCATTAACCCCTCATTTAACCAATTTGCCCAAGTATTGCTGGTGTCTTTCTCTTTTGTGGTTAAAATCAAGTAATCTCTTGCCCTTGTTAAGGCAACATATAGTAATCTTTTTGACTCTTCTAATTCTTGATTTTTCACATCGGATGATAGCGATGAAAAATCGGGTGTTTCTATTTGTATTTCTTCAGAAAAAAATTCTTCTTTGTCTTCCCATTTTAATCTAAGATACATACCCTCTTCTGGATCAAATCTAACTGAACTTTTGTCCGTTTGTAACGATTTAGATAAATTCGGGACGAAGACAACCGGAAACTCTAGCCCCTTTGAGCCATGGATCGTCATAATCGAAAGAGTTTCTCCTCCCACTCTTTCAACATCCGCATCACCTTCTCTATCTTTAGAGGCACTTTTTAAAATACTCAATTTAGTAAGCATTTCTTCTAATGAAGGTGTATTCATATCCACCAACTGATCAATGAGCTTTTCAACATTTCGAACCTGATGTAATCCATTTTTATTCATTAAGAATAAATACTTTAAGCCACTCTCTTCAAAGATCTGTTTAAGTTTTTCTTCTACTGAACCTGTTAGCATAAATGGAACAAACCGCTTACACATTTTAACAAACTTTTGCAAGCCCATTTTCACCTTAGAATTCAGCGTTGTTTCATCTAGAAATCCTTCCTCATAAAGAAAGTTTCCTAACTGATATGGATCTTTGACTAAAGCATGAATATCCAAAAGATCTTCCACTGTCAAACCAATTAATGGACCTCGAAGCATCGCAATAATATGAAGTGGCTCAAATGGACGGTTAATCCAATTTAAAAGTGATGTCATTTCAACAATCTCGTTTCGGTCATAAAAACCGACCCCACTGTGGACTGAATAAGGAACTTGATACTTATTGAAGGCACGTTCAAGCCTGCTCAAGCTTGCCCTTGAGGGAATTAACACGGCAATATCTGACCATAAAACAGGTCTCCATTCTCTTGAATCTTTATCAAAAATTAATGTTTTATTCTTCCACAGTTCTACTGCTCTTCTTGCGATCATCATATATTGATTACGATCTTCTGTTTCATCATGTTGCTCACTAACTTTAATATATTCAACACGCTTATCCAACTCTGTTACGGAATTTCGATTCGGTATTAATGGTGTATACTCTGTTTTATAAATAGGTGTAGACTCGTTTAACTTATAGCCCATCATATGATTTTGTTCAAAGAGTTGATTAATAAATTCGATGATACTGCCACACGTTCGATAATTAATATTCATATCAATAAACCGGGCGTTACTTTTCTCTTTTGATTCTTTAATCTTTTGGTTAATTAAACGGACATCAGCACCCCTAAACCGGTAGATTGATTGCTTGCCATCACCGACAATAAAAGTATATTCAGGCCTTATTTTATCAAGCATGCTCAATTGAAGCTGATTTGTATCCTGAAATTCATCAATCATAAAATGCTTATATTTTTCCTGATAAAAGGTAGATAAATCTTTATTAGTTAATAAACTCACTGATTTTTGTTGGAGATCCGAAAAATCTAATAAAGCTTGCTCTCTTTTTTTGAACTCATATTCTAAAGAAAATTCCTCAAGTAGCTGCCCAAACTCAAACGAAAAACTTTCAATAAAGATCAGATTTTCTCGAGAAGCGCATGAACAAAAATCTCTAACTTCTACCCACTGCTCCAACAATTCGTAAAATGGTTGGCATTGCTTTTTGATCGTCGCATGTGGAGCTTTCTTTATTTTTATAAGTGCTTTATAAACATCCTCAAAAAAGCCTATTTGATATTCAGGATAACAATCTACTACTTCTTTTAAATCACTGTACGGCTCAGTAGTTGTTTTAGTAAATTTACTACTATCATGATCTTCTGCATAAAAATTTACTATTTTTCCATACAGCTCTTCTATGCTTCCATTTCGTTTTAAAATCCATTGCTTTACCTTGTCTGAAGTAAGTAAATGAATTTTTTTATGATCATTGAACTCAAATTCTCTCATCTTTTCATAAAGACTAACGACTGCATCCTTGATTTGGTACTCTTCCATTGCTTTGAATACATGTGGCCATTTTTGTTCGTCGACTGCTTGCTCAATCATTTGTGATAACACTTCATGTTTCAATAAAAATGATCCACTTTCATCCAATACTTTCATGTCAGGGAAAAGTTCTGCTTCAAATGAGTGTTCTGAGAGAATTCGCTGACAAAAACTATGAAAGGTTGATATAATTGCTCCTTCTAATAACTCCATTTGTTTTAGCCAGAAATTCTTTGAATCGTGATCCTCAGCTTGAAGCCTTTTATTTTCAAGGTTATGTCTAATGCGGTCTCGCATTTCTAGCGCCGCATCTTCTGTAAATGTAAGTGCTACAATTTCATCAACGGAAGCGCCAATGTTCTCACCTTTTAGTTTTTGTTCACACAAGTATATATATCTCTCAGTTAATACTTTTGTTTTTCCTGATCCAGCACCGGCTGAGATGACAATTAGCTTTTCTGTACCAAATATCGCTTGTTTTTGTTCAGTATTAAAATTCATGTGTTTCCCCCGCTTCGTCTAGCAACTCCGTACTAATCCGACAAGTTACTTTATATAAGCAATATTTACAGGCGGTTTGTGATGCTGGCCTTACTGAGAAGTCGCTATGTACACCCTCCCAAAGTTGTTCTACTATTTCATCTAGCTTATAGTTTTGCTTTAATGTAACAGCATCTATTGATTCGATATGCGTTTGAAATCTTGGCTCAAATCTCACTTTTTGGTCTTTATCTTTCCACACTGTATTTTTTTTCCTAACATGTGGCTCCTTCATGGAAATATAGCCTCCGCCAATTGGTTGCAAAGGTTTTACACTACTACTATCTTTATACCTTCCATGTGCGAATTCTTTCTCGACAGCAATCATATACAAAGGAATTTGCAGGGTTAATCCTTTAGGAACTTCAGTGGTAAAATCCAATCGTTTTGGACTGGTTTTATAATCATAGATAACAAAACCATGTTCATCGATATCGAGTCGATCAATTTTCCCTCTCAAAGTTAAGACGTCACCTGTTGCTAATGGGAAATTCAATTCCACTGATTCTTCCAATCTAAAGATTCTCATACTCTTTAACTCAGGATTGGCCCAAAATCTTATTTTCTCAGCAGCAAGCCACTTTCGTAATTTATAATTCCAGTCTTCTTTCTCTCGATTGAGTTGCTTCTGAGGAACTTCAGGGTGTGATTGTTGAATAGAGAGCCATTCTTCTTCAAAGATTTCCTGAAGGATTCGATCTTCATCTCCTTCGAAAAAATGCTGAACACGTTCAAACTCAATATGACGAACATCTTTATAGAATCTCTCAATAATTTTATGAATCATAGTACCTAACAATCGATGGTCTAGTCTATTCTGCTCCTTTAAGGGTTCTGGTATCTTTAAAACGTGCTCCATGGCATATTTAAAAGAGCATTCAGCATATCGTTCAAGCTTAGTAATTGCTAACTCAAACTGTTTTAAAGCATCCTTCCATTTATCAGAGAGGGCTTCTTCACCTTTTTTCAATGTTTCCACATTGACTTTCAAATGCATTAAATGACCAGGAAGGTCTACCTGAAATCCTGCTCCTAAGTGATATACTAATTTCTCTTCGTACTCCTTTTCAGATTCAAACGAGTCTTTAGCCATTCTATTCATATAGCTATAATCCCAGTTAACATGATTTATTGTTGAATCCAACATAAAGATAGATGGAAGGTCTGGTTGATGGTGATTCATTCCTTTAACATATGAAAACGACACCTTTTCAGAAACATAATCTAGCTGCTTTAGTAACGTTTCATCTTTTTTCATAAAATAGCTTGAGGTTGGTAATGGAAAGGGGAGTTCATATTCCTTCAAATACTCTTCCTGAAAATAGCCGCCAAGACTGATTTTTCTAGGAATGATCCCTTCATTTACCCCTAAGACAAAGAGAGATTTCCCTGAAAACAAAGAAGCATCCTGAAGAGGAAGAATAGTTATACCATCGCTTGGTCCTCTTTCTATGAAAAGTTCTTTTTTTCCAATCAACTTTAATAACCACTCGGAAAACCCTAATACTGAAAGCTC
Encoded here:
- a CDS encoding PD-(D/E)XK nuclease family protein produces the protein MNVHQIITSSIHQTASSERLTYWFDFQRNIDDKIHYILPSQKWLQTARNRQPGITFQTFDDLATHLLVKNNVNYQSITDDERVLLFQQLILQNHDSILLSDNERRLKAKAFSDTYGQLKRLGLTINDLPTTLLPLKDLFTHYEELYINKHHLFDSETQIFQSIIHASTLPSTHVVIDGFVDFSPLQYVFIKFLIEKQIPMTIYMPDLDTNLTQQTIHTLENLGFILQSGMEKDKSIQKVLSKSLIAAMSIEEEIHGVLDQVTLEKGEGRYDQYGIILCNEANYLEELVRISKLKNIPVKKPKKLSVDQTNFYQFLRTLLTREGAQASKWDQVPLLDQLSGLYFISNEEFSEIKFKFLKDGEIEASNVSKLFSELKSFEEVLYSHRKIGEYLVELQTFLATLPLKSYYQELLKDRTLIQNHYQAAIEFRTILLIEEMIESQKTEIEGKGLLDLELSVLGFSEWLLKLIGKKELFIERGPSDGITILPLQDASLFSGKSLFVLGVNEGIIPRKISLGGYFQEEYLKEYELPFPLPTSSYFMKKDETLLKQLDYVSEKVSFSYVKGMNHHQPDLPSIFMLDSTINHVNWDYSYMNRMAKDSFESEKEYEEKLVYHLGAGFQVDLPGHLMHLKVNVETLKKGEEALSDKWKDALKQFELAITKLERYAECSFKYAMEHVLKIPEPLKEQNRLDHRLLGTMIHKIIERFYKDVRHIEFERVQHFFEGDEDRILQEIFEEEWLSIQQSHPEVPQKQLNREKEDWNYKLRKWLAAEKIRFWANPELKSMRIFRLEESVELNFPLATGDVLTLRGKIDRLDIDEHGFVIYDYKTSPKRLDFTTEVPKGLTLQIPLYMIAVEKEFAHGRYKDSSSVKPLQPIGGGYISMKEPHVRKKNTVWKDKDQKVRFEPRFQTHIESIDAVTLKQNYKLDEIVEQLWEGVHSDFSVRPASQTACKYCLYKVTCRISTELLDEAGETHEF
- a CDS encoding thiol-disulfide oxidoreductase DCC family protein gives rise to the protein MNVILFDGQCNFCNSSVQFVIKRDPKGYFSFASLQSSVGQELLKKHNIDNQTDSMVFIQGEHAFIKSTAALKICGHLEGGWKIIQLLLVIPSFLRNPFYDFIAKNRYKWFGKKDQCMLPSAEIRNRFID
- a CDS encoding UvrD-helicase domain-containing protein, with protein sequence MNFNTEQKQAIFGTEKLIVISAGAGSGKTKVLTERYIYLCEQKLKGENIGASVDEIVALTFTEDAALEMRDRIRHNLENKRLQAEDHDSKNFWLKQMELLEGAIISTFHSFCQRILSEHSFEAELFPDMKVLDESGSFLLKHEVLSQMIEQAVDEQKWPHVFKAMEEYQIKDAVVSLYEKMREFEFNDHKKIHLLTSDKVKQWILKRNGSIEELYGKIVNFYAEDHDSSKFTKTTTEPYSDLKEVVDCYPEYQIGFFEDVYKALIKIKKAPHATIKKQCQPFYELLEQWVEVRDFCSCASRENLIFIESFSFEFGQLLEEFSLEYEFKKREQALLDFSDLQQKSVSLLTNKDLSTFYQEKYKHFMIDEFQDTNQLQLSMLDKIRPEYTFIVGDGKQSIYRFRGADVRLINQKIKESKEKSNARFIDMNINYRTCGSIIEFINQLFEQNHMMGYKLNESTPIYKTEYTPLIPNRNSVTELDKRVEYIKVSEQHDETEDRNQYMMIARRAVELWKNKTLIFDKDSREWRPVLWSDIAVLIPSRASLSRLERAFNKYQVPYSVHSGVGFYDRNEIVEMTSLLNWINRPFEPLHIIAMLRGPLIGLTVEDLLDIHALVKDPYQLGNFLYEEGFLDETTLNSKVKMGLQKFVKMCKRFVPFMLTGSVEEKLKQIFEESGLKYLFLMNKNGLHQVRNVEKLIDQLVDMNTPSLEEMLTKLSILKSASKDREGDADVERVGGETLSIMTIHGSKGLEFPVVFVPNLSKSLQTDKSSVRFDPEEGMYLRLKWEDKEEFFSEEIQIETPDFSSLSSDVKNQELEESKRLLYVALTRARDYLILTTKEKDTSNTWANWLNEGLMNNQQLLEMITIKDEIEEQDPVGQEFEIYSGPTKKVERRIPIYLSVSEILTYLQDPTEHYYRYILKIEPMEEELPQEETKWWAKRANGIDPLLLGTLVHKVCELLDQGLQRNEAYDNALLLVDRDKENYLTQLDPLIDSYISKNLGTSIENEWGFELEMEHIIIIGEIDKVVDIDGDLYVIDLKTNRINDNLEDLISYYKPQLYLYKLAYEQKTGKQINGMKLFLLRDEEQGLYDIEVNPEFKVQLMQKIEKLANEIQTFKSNQHC